The Echeneis naucrates chromosome 8, fEcheNa1.1, whole genome shotgun sequence genome has a window encoding:
- the p3h4 gene encoding endoplasmic reticulum protein SC65 yields the protein MLLKSLCLALLVPVLVEAQYEKYSFKSFPQEDIMPLASAYGYALEQYAAQNWRESIKFLELSLRLHRLLRDSEAFCGRNCSSVSRDDDAQSADGSLRVVRHILLRAACLKKCKAGFPVFSLAYPRRDLLEDFDKRTPYRYIQYAYYQLNNVEKAVAAAHTFLKKNPTDPHLTKNMNYYKTLFDVEEYFVDHEEQPYESVFLKSVTLYNSGDFSASARHMEQAITQYYEIYSLCSAGCEGSYEILEFKDFYPTLADLYTDVLKCKVKCEEHLTPSVGGFFVEKFVATMYHYLQFSYYKLNDVKNAAPCAASYMLFDPKDQVMQQNVAYYRFYREQWGLKDGDFLPRTEALKYFNETTKQKEMLEFALNYLQTEDEGVVSPEEIATSRSEHQDAEFEGMGDYEESFLAEWWQEPKTKWDTGEVAD from the exons ATGCTCCTGAAAAGCCTGTGCCTGGCCCTCCTCGTCCCGGTCCTGGTGGAGGCTCAGTATGAGAAGTACAGCTTCAAGAGCTTCCCTCAGGAGGACATCATGCCGCTGGCGTCCGCCTACGGTTACGCGCTGGAGCAGTACGCGGCGCAGAACTGGAGAGAGAGCATCAAGTTCCTGGAGCTCAGCCTGCGGCTCCACCGGCTGCTGCGGGACAGCGAGGCTTTCTGCGGCCGCAACTGCAGCTCCGTGAGCCGGGACGACGACGCGCAGTCCGCCGACGGCAGCCTGCGCGTCGTGCGCCACATCCTCCTCAGAGCTGCGTGCCTCAAAAAGTGCAAGGCGGGGTTTCCAGTGTTCAGTCTCGCCTACCCTCGCAGGGATTTACTGGAGGACTTCGACAAAAGGACACCTTACCGGTACATACAGTATGCGTACTACCAG CTCAATAACGTGGAGAAAGCCGTGGCGGCAGCTCACACCTTCCTGAAGAAGAACCCAACCGACCCACACCTGACCAAGAACATGAACTACTACAAGACGCTGTTCGACGTGGAGGAATACTTCGTCGACCACGAGGAGCAGCCGTACGAA AGCGTGTTCCTGAAGAGCGTGACGCTGTACAACAGTGGGGACTTCAGTGCCAGCGCCCGGCACATGGAGCAGGCCATCACACAGTACTACGAAATATACAGCCTGTGCTCGGCGGGCTGCGAGGGCTCCTATGAGATCCTGGAGTTCAAGGACTTTTATCCCACGCTGGCAG ATCTGTACACAGATGTGCTGAAATGTAAGGTGAAATGCGAGGAGCACCTGACACCCAGCGTGGGAGGCTTCTTCGTGGAGAAGTTTGTCGCCACCATGTATCACTACCTCCAGTTTTCCTATTATAAAC TGAATGATGTGAAGAACGCGGCTCCGTGCGCAGCCAGTTACATGTTGTTTGACCCCAAAGACCAGGTGATGCAGCAAAACGTTGCGTACTATCGTTTCTACCGTGAGCAGTGGGGCCTCAAGGATGGCGACTTTCTGCCTCGGACT GAAGCCCTGAAGTATTTTAACGAGACCACCAAACAGAAGGAGATGCTGGAGTTTGCACTGAACTACCTACAAACAGAGGACGAG GGTGTGGTAAGTCCAGAAGAAATAGCCACCTCTCGCTCAGAGCACCAAGATGCTGAGTTTGAGGGGATGGGAGACTACGAGGAGTCGTTCTTAGCTGAATGGTGGCAAGAACCCAAAACAAAGTGGGATACTGGAGAGGTAGCTGATTGA
- the fkbp10a gene encoding peptidyl-prolyl cis-trans isomerase FKBP10 gives MDPIISALFFLLHVAAADCTGGPLVDVIIDRYDIPRVCPREVQTEDFIRYHFNGSLFADGKKFDSSHDRGKAFISQVGLGRLITGMDRGLQGMCVNERRRITVPPHLAFGSIGAGGIIPADAVLVYDVLLLDIWNAEDKVQSRTISKPETCTRTTAPSDFLRYHYNGTLLSGETFDSSHSSNKTYDAYLGQGDLIPGMDEGLVGMCVGERRIIIVPPFLAYGENGYGTTVPPQATLVFEVLLVDVFNPKDDLIVEVKEVPEGCTRRTVAGDYIRYHYNGTFQDGVAFDSSYQRNSTYNTYIGMGYVIRGMDKALQGLCMGEKRRITVPPHLAYGEEGVGELIPGSAVLVFDIHVIDFHNPNDAVEIKVTHKPQECNVISEADDLIQYCYNCSLMDGTLLYSSDQFNSPSTTTLGGNKVIQGLEEGLSGMCVGEKREVVVPPHWGHGENGAAGVPKSAVLLFELELVELQKGVPEGYMFVWLGDGPDPLFPAMDLNGDKEVPLEEFSSFIMIQVKEGKGRLRPGLDSDGIIKDMFDNQDLNKDGRIIEDELKPEGDEESEATKRDEL, from the exons ATGGATCCGATAATATCCgcactttttttcctcctccatgtcGCCGCAGCAGATTGTACCGGAGGGCCGTTAGTGGACGTTATCATCGACCGGTACGACATCCCCAGAGTTTGTCCCCGGGAGGTCCAGACGGAGGATTTCATCCGGTATCACTTCAACGGGAGCTTGTTTGCGGACGGAAAGAAGTTTGACTCCAG TCATGACCGGGGGAAAGCCTTCATCAGCCAGGTTGGCCTGGGCAGACTCATCACAGGGATGGACCGAGGCCTTCAGGGCATGTGTGTGAACGAACGCAGGAGGATCACAGTCCCCCCACACTTGGCCTTCGGAAGCATTGGAGCAG GTGGTATAATTCCTGCTGATGCTGTGTTGGTGTATGATGTCCTGCTGCTCGACATATGGAACGCAGAAGACAAGGTCCAGAGCCGCACCATCAGCAAACCTGAGACCTGCACACGCACCACGGCGCCATCAGATTTTCTCCGTTACCACTACAACGGCACCCTGCTGTCTGGTGAAACCTTTGATTCCAG CCACTCAAGCAACAAAACCTACGATGCCTACCTGGGACAGGGTGACCTCATCCCAGGCATGGACGAGGGGCTGGTGGGCATGTGTGTCGGAGAGAGACGGATCATCATCGTCCCACCTTTCCTGGCATACGGAGAGAACGGCTACG GAACTACGGTCCCTCCTCAGGCCACACTGGTGTTTGAGGTGCTGCTGGTCGATGTGTTCAACCCGAAGGATGACCTGATTGTGGAGGTGAAGGAGGTTCCTGAAGGTTGCACCCGCAGGACCGTGGCTGGAGATTACATCCGCTACCACTACAATGGTACCTTCCAGGATGGCGTGGCCTTCGACTCGAG CTACCAGCGAAATAGCACCTACAACACTTACATTGGGATGGGCTATGTGATCCGAGGGATGGACAAAGCACTGCAGGGCCTGTGcatgggagagaaaaggagaattACAGTTCCTCCTCATTTGGCATACGGTGAAGAAGGAGTTG GAGAACTCATTCCTGGCTCTGCTGTGCTGGTCTTTGACATTCACGTCATTGATTTCCACAACCCCAACGATGCAGTTGAGATTAAAGTTACCCACAAGCCTCAGGAGTGCAATGTGATCAGTGAAGCTGATGATTTGATTCAGTATTGTTACAATTGCTCGCTGATGGACGGCACCCTGCTGTACTCCTC GGACCAGTTCAACTCACCCTCCACCACTACTCTTGGAGGTAACAAGGTGATCCAGGGTCTGGAAGAAGGTTTGAGTggcatgtgtgtgggtgaaaaGCGGGAGGTGGTTGTTCCTCCTCACTGGGGGCACGGTGAAAACGGAG CTGCAGGAGTCCCCAAGAGTGCTGTGCTCCTCTTTGAGCTGGAGCTGGTGGAGCTGCAGAAGGGAGTGCCTGAAGGCTATATGTTTGTGTGGCTGGGTGACGGCCCTGACCCCCTCTTTCCTGCAATGGACCTCAACGGCGACAAAGAGGTCCCCTTAGAAGAG TTTTCATCCTTCATCATGATCCAAGTTAAAGAGGGCAAAGGTCGTCTGCGGCCAGGGCTCGACTCCGATGGCATCATCAAGGACATGTTCGACAACCAGGACCTCAATAAAGATGGAAGGATTATAGAAGATGAGCTGAAACCTGAGGGGGATGAAGAATCTGAAGCAACGAAACGAGACGAGTTGTGA